In Eupeodes corollae chromosome 3, idEupCoro1.1, whole genome shotgun sequence, a single genomic region encodes these proteins:
- the LOC129951247 gene encoding CDGSH iron-sulfur domain-containing protein 3, mitochondrial — translation MSLILRRINPSFALTQRFFCSKGIPKNVLEDNHTGSQQQENGVIFDKKPFKITLEKDKIYGWCLCGKSKNQPLCDGTHKNIYLKIKLRPIRFKVEKSGDYWLCNCKQTKHRPFCDGTHKQPHIQSAVK, via the exons atgtcattaatcCTAAGAAGAATAAATCCTTCCTTTGCTCTTACA CAAAGATTCTTCTGCTCAAAGGGTATTCCGAAAAATGTCTTGGAAGATAACCATACCGGTAGTCAACAACAAGAAAATGGTGTTATATTCGACAAGAAGCCATTCAAAATTACCCTAGAAAAAG ATAAGATCTATGGTTGGTGTTTATGTggtaaatcaaaaaaccaaCCTCTTTGCGATGGGACTCAcaagaatatttatttgaagattaAGCTAAG ACCAATACGCTTTAAAGTGGAAAAATCAGGTGACTATTGGCTCTGCAATTGTAAGCAAACTAAACACAGGCCATTCTGCGATGGAACGCACAAACAGCCACATATTCAATCAGcagtaaaataa